The nucleotide sequence CTGCAGCAGCTCGATCAGCCGCACCGACATGCCGTTGGCTTCCATGAGATAGCCGACGAGGATGAAGAACGGGATCGCCAGCAGCACGAAATTGTCGATGCCGCGCGCCATCTGCTGGGCGAAGATGACCCCGGGCAGCGCGCCCTCCACCCAGATGAAAATCAGCGCGGCGAGCGCCAGCGCGAAGCCGATCGGCAGACCGGCGAACAGCGTCACGAAAAATCCGATCAGCATCAGCGTGCCCGCTGACGGCACCGACGACGGCGACAGATAATCCCAGGCGAAATAGAGGGCGGTCACCAAGACGACCGCGATCAGGCCCCTCCCGATATCGGGGAGCGGCCGCGCGCAGAGAAGATCGATCGCGAACACCGTCATGAACAGCGCGCCGACGCCCATCGGATAGAACGTCAGCTCCAGCGGCAGGCCGGAGCCGGTGGTCTGGCCCGCCGTCAGCGAGCCCAGCTTGATCGCGTTATAGGCAACGTAGCCGGAGATCAGCACGATGAGCAGCGCGCTCGCGGCATCGACCAGGGTGCGCAGCCGCAACGGCAGCATGTCGCGGAAGAAGGACACGCCGACATTCTCGCCGCGCGCCAGCGCGCTCGCCGCGCCGAAGAAGGCCGATCCGACCATCAACCCGCGCGCGACGTCGTCAGACCATTCGACCGGCGCATTGAAGAAGAAACGCAGCAGCACGGAGCCGCAGACCACGACGAGATCGGCCGCCAGGAAGATGGCCGCGATCGCATCGCTCACGCGAAGAAGTAAGCTGATGCTCCTGTGGCGGCCGCCCGAGAGGGACAGGGACGCAGCGCCTGTCATCGCTGCCTCAGGCCTGGGTCGCGCGGATCATGTCGATGACCGGCTTGGCCTCGGGCCGCGCCTTGATGAAATTCTCAGTCTGCGGCATGACGCGCTTCCTAAACGCCTCACGATCGCATTCGGCCACCGCCACGCCCTTGTCGGTGAGCGCTGCCAGCGCTTCCTTCTCCACCGCAAGCCCGTGCGCGCGCGTATCGGCTGCGGCCTTCCTGGCGGCGTCGAGAAAACCCTCACGCAGCTTCGAATTCATGCGATTGAAGGTCATGTCACTGAAATAGATCGCGAGCGGCGAGAAGTTGTGCTGCGTCAGCGCATAGAACTTCGCCGTTTCGAAGAACTTGCTGGCGAGGATGGTCGGCGGATCGTGCTCGAGCCCGTCCAGCACGCCAGCCTGCAACGCCGTGTAGATCTCGCCGAACGCCAGCGGCGTTGCGGCCGCGCCCATCAGGCGCAGACATTCGGTGATGACGGGATTGGGCAGCGTCCTGATCTTCAGGCCAGCGAGGTCCTCGGGCGTCTTGACCGGCTTCTTCGCCAGCACGCTGCGCGAGCCGAAATTATAGGCCCAGGCAATGATCCGGATGTTGCCGCCCTTGAGCAGCGCGTCTTCGATTGGCTTGGCCGCGCCAGCATCGAACGCCTTGGTCTGCTGCGGGAAGCTGTTGAAGAGGTAGCCGAGATCGAAGGTGCCGACGAGCGGCACCAGATTGGCCGAGATCGACGAGCCCGACACCATGAGGTCGATGACGCCGAGCTTCACCGAATTGATGACGTCGATTTCCTGACCGAGCTGGTTGTCGGGGAAGAACGAAACGTCGATCTGCTCGCCGAGCCCGTTCGCCTTCAGGTTCTTGACTAGGTTGTCATAGTAGACGCGGCCATTGGCAAATTTGGGATCGTTCGGCAGCGAGGAAGAGCATTTCAGCTTCATCGTCGCGGCTTCGGCGCGGCCGATGATCGCGGGAGAGAGCACGAGGCCGGCGGTCAGCGCCGTCGACGATTTGATGAACGCGCGACGGCTCACAGGCACGATTGTCATGGTAGCTGTCTCTCCCAAGTCGTTTTTTGTTCGCGCCCTCGATCGTTGTCGCGGCGTGTTGCCTGGACTGTATGGCCAAAGCGACGGCGCAGGCAAGGGTAGCGCCTGTTGTCGCGGAGCGGCGCGACCTGCACATCATTGGATCGGATGTGCGATGAAACGACTATGGTTTGCCGGATTCTCGACGACGATCCGGCTGCGCCTGACGTTCGAAGCATCGCGCCCGCACATCAATCCAATTGATGCATGGATCAATGCGCAATTCACATGGATGGCGTGC is from Bradyrhizobium sp. ISRA430 and encodes:
- a CDS encoding TRAP transporter substrate-binding protein — translated: MTIVPVSRRAFIKSSTALTAGLVLSPAIIGRAEAATMKLKCSSSLPNDPKFANGRVYYDNLVKNLKANGLGEQIDVSFFPDNQLGQEIDVINSVKLGVIDLMVSGSSISANLVPLVGTFDLGYLFNSFPQQTKAFDAGAAKPIEDALLKGGNIRIIAWAYNFGSRSVLAKKPVKTPEDLAGLKIRTLPNPVITECLRLMGAAATPLAFGEIYTALQAGVLDGLEHDPPTILASKFFETAKFYALTQHNFSPLAIYFSDMTFNRMNSKLREGFLDAARKAAADTRAHGLAVEKEALAALTDKGVAVAECDREAFRKRVMPQTENFIKARPEAKPVIDMIRATQA